From Aspergillus chevalieri M1 DNA, chromosome 4, nearly complete sequence, a single genomic window includes:
- a CDS encoding uncharacterized protein (COG:S;~EggNog:ENOG410PT78) encodes MAHWQPTFQWTPSWPTFKPHNNTAAPANRRRAITTAMSSSSNMYPSTGPSPSYDPSFDPTLLRRGRRSRPMSWHPAGHTTPNYMPPSTTASINLSAMALPQQMNDDPLFYTDDMILPSTSYSLSGLPLSDEPLSMAPFLPMDDGSQVEPSAWDGSMPDLSTTSHLSDAWSFDMMSMNNNMPSLDATSGYESVPSSGEVTGPPTPDLLPMQPLESEAQDDKDELVGMGLYNQPESFNGGVLGKGLKLEETFTPLSPNTTKDGEDDDEEANNDQSVQRTPEQSQYYEPLKNPVKPDMNLLSQSFLFDDEASFDQHVITDTQPFLPLEQSCMNYGYGWI; translated from the coding sequence ATGGCCCACTGGCAACCCACTTTTCAATGGACGCCCTCCTGGCCCACTTTCAAACCGCATAACAATACTGCTGCTCCAGCTAACAGACGGAGAGCTATCACCACTGCcatgtcttcctcttcgaaTATGTACCCTTCTACCGGTCCCAGTCCAAGTTATGACCCCTCCTTCGATCCAACATTACTTCGAAGAGGCCGTCGCTCTCGTCCAATGAGCTGGCATCCCGCCGGCCATACAACACCGAACTATATGCCACCTTCCACTACTGCTTCGATAAACCTCTCCGCCATGGCTCTCCCTCAACAAATGAACGATGACCCTCTCTTCTACACCGATGATATGATCCTCCCATCAACATCATACTCGCTATCTGGTCTTCCTCTCTCCGACGAGCCCCTTTCCATGGCACCGTTCTTGCCCATGGATGATGGTTCGCAGGTCGAGCCTTCAGCCTGGGATGGTAGTATGCCTGATCTGTCGACGACTTCCCATCTCTCCGATGCTTGGTCGTTTGATATGATGTCTATGAACAACAACATGCCTTCGCTGGACGCCACATCCGGATACGAAAGTGTCCCGTCTTCGGGCGAGGTGACCGGGCCTCCGACGCCGGATTTGCTTCCTATGCAACCACTTGAGTCTGAGGCGCAAGACGATAAGGATGAGCTGGTTGGAATGGGTCTCTACAACCAACCGGAAAGTTTCAACGGTGGCGTTTTGGGCAAGGGACTGAAATTGGAGGAAACCTTTACGCCTTTGTCTCCTAACACCACCAAGGatggtgaagatgatgacgaagaggCAAACAACGACCAGTCCGTCCAAAGGACACCGGAACAGTCGCAGTACTACGAGCCTCTTAAGAACCCGGTAAAACCGGACATGAACCTGCTGTCTCAGTCATTTCTTTTCGATGATGAGGCCTCTTTTGACCAACATGTCATCACGGACACGCAGCCGTTCTTGCCTCTTGAGCAATCATGCATGAATTACGGATACGGATG